The genomic window GCACCGCTGTTTGATCCGCTCGACGCCAAAACCATAGTCGCCAGCCGTTAATAATTCGGCAAATTTAGGAGGAAGTTTGAGGCTCTCGTGTCGCTCTCACGCGGGTGGCTCGGGGGCAGAACCGCCGCTGGAAACCGCGCGGCCGGCCCGGAAGGTAGCGGCGGGGAAAATGTGCCGGCGGTGGAGTTTTCTTCTCGGCGTGGGAGGAGAAACAGCGCGCgtacggcgggaggcggcggctggcggggcGGATCCGCCTCCGGCAACATTCGCCATGCATCTTCATTTGTCTCCGCTTGATGCTGACCGAAGGGGTCCCTGACCTACCACCAACACAAATGATTGTTTTGTATTCGTGCCATGCATGACCCGGTCCAGTACTGCCTGCACGCGGAGAGTGCAACGAACCTCAGTACCCACCTAATAGGACTAGTAAACGAGAAGTCAAGGTATTTTATTGTTGCTCATGGCTTTGTGGACCGAATTGGGATATTGGATTGGTCAGGTACCTGAGTGAGTACTACGCTGTTAATATAGATTGACATGAAATGGAAAACAGAGTCCTCGGCGTCTAAACCCACCTAACCCATGATAGACTGCTGATAATTTAATTTCAAATGTCAGGGGAATATGATTGTCTGCATGATGCGCGAGTGATATAAACTCCATGGTAAGCATCCTCTCTGCTCAGACCTCAGAGAGCTCACTGCAAAAGCTACCATTTCTGATTCGATCGACAGACAGAAGAGCTGGTCGCCAAGTTCTCTCCCCTGTGCAGTCTTTGGCGAAGGTGAAGAATCCATTCAATCGATGGCGGAGACGGTGCTGAGCATGGCGAGGTCGCTGGTGGGCAGTGCCATCAGCAAGGCCACCTCTGCGGCGGCCCATGAGGCGAGCCTCCTACTCGGCGTCCAGAAGGACATCTGGTGCGTACTGCACGGAAACCTCACCCGTAGTTTCCATCTTCGCTTCCGTTTTATTGATTGCCAGTTTCAACCAAAATATGTCAGGCAAAACTATTGCTGAAATGCGCAAATATATTAGGgacttaatatatatttttactttgCCTATGGGTGCGTTCCTTTTTCTTGAAACGGTTGCACCCCAGCTTTTAGTGGAAgcatatctctatctctactaatataaaaattgaagatatttttaccGGTACTTTGATACGTCCTCCGTGTACGAGTctgttttaagttcgttcgattttggaaatacatatccatatttgaatcggtttttaagttcgttcccttttgaaaatatagaagGAGTCGAATAAGAAATCTCTTTGAAAAACCCGCATGCTAAcctgagatgatcggactcctaattgcaactcatgattttctaaaaatatatatatccaagcaaattacCACAACGAATTTCACCTTAATTaaactgtataacaataataagaaaTAACCTTCATATGTTaacgcatgggcattttttctagtaaattaTAAAGTTATCTTAGTAGTGAATGGGACACCAATAATCTTTCTAAAACATCTCTTTAAGTGGAGGACGCAAATCTTTGCCtttaatttagaaaaatatttcttCTTGTCAGTTAAGCAAAGAAAGTCCCTCGGTGGTCGAAATTAACCGTTCCATAAATCATGTGTGCTAAATCCACTGAACTGAAGTAGAACTGTTTAAAATACGAGAAATTTTTTATGCCTTGAGAGATACCAAGACGTACCTGTTGTCAAAAGACAAAACGTAGTTCACTCAGTGAATTAATGGAATAGTAAAAGTAATATATTAATTGGTAAGAAATTTTTTGGGATCTCCCATTATATGGTCTTAGagggctatttatagccttaaCACAAACTCATGCCTCCTAGGGTTTAATTTGtataggggaatttacatgggtATCTTTATGATAGGGACTTTAGTGAGGGCACACAATATCATTTGTGTTTATGGGCTCTTACATGAActccttgggccggcccattaCTGTTGAAAGGCCTCTATGGTGTCTCCCAAGCCCTCTGCCGAAGCCACTTCTAACAAGGGCGAAACCCTCCTACTTCGCTCTACGGCCTTTGCCCGAAGTGATGGCTCGTTAGGGTGATGGGCTTGGTGGCGAACCCCTCGGTCTTCATCATCTAACTTCGTCAGCTGCTTCGCCTCATGGACTCAGCTAACCTCAAGGTCCTCGTGGTTTCAGCAGGCCCGGCCGAAGGCCCTCGTGACATGCCTCCAACAGTACCATAAATTTTCATACCTCCTAGTACCGtagataccaaattttatatagaaaatatgtTCGATACCTCCTCAAAGATTGTAAAATCACTCTTAAACTACACACATGTCCATAAACTTGGACCAATCAATCATGTCAGTGCGTGAACAAGTAAGATGTGTACCGATATCCTAACACTACTGGgaacccatctttagtcccagtttgcaaccctctttagtcccggttgcaaaCCGAGACACCCAAAgcacatctttagtcccgattggtattTGATTTCGAGCGGTGCCATGCCCCACATCGAGTTGCTCTCGacatccccaaatccccacatCAAATTGACATCATATATCCAATGAACAtattcaacaacaaaatcatcgataaattcacaaaaacatcttaaaaaatCTACAACAAAATCATTCATCCACAAATTCTTTTCTTTATTCACTTCTCTCCTTGCTTCTCCTCGGGCAAGGCGGCTGGCAAGCCCGGTcgagctcctcgtcgccgcctcgagGGAGGGCCAACAGCCACGTGAGGAGATAAGGATGCGGCTCTCTCCCTCCACCGTGCgcctctttttaatttttagtcccggttgctaTAAACAATGGGGACTAAAGTGATGATctttaccaatcgggactaaagatcgttggCCGCCTATAACAATTGAACCGTggctaaaaataatctttagtcatgattagtgttaccaaccgggaataTAAGATTATAAAGTGTCGTTGGGCTtttcaaccggggctaaaggTATTTTATAGTCCCAGTTtctatttgaaccgggactaatgtgatttttgtcATCCGGgcaaagatcagttctccaTTAGTGTAATCTGGGCAAATTTTATTACATGACACCTGAAAAATGTGTAATTTGCTAATAGACATCGAAAAATGTGTCATGGATGAATGATATTTAAAAGATTGATAATTTGCAAGAGAacactttcaactcaaattgaaGGGATAAATTGTTAAGAAAGACATGAATGCCCCTATGACCACATGCTTCAAACATGACGTcagagtaaaaattttaaaattatgcaACTCTAAAATTACCATCATCCCAAGTACATCACTACATACATTATATTCATCTTCACTCCAACCTCCGTTCAAAAGCTTTTGACCCTAGGGGTATTCTCATATTTTTGAAGAATTTTTCTCTTCAAATAAGCTGAAAGCGTCCTCCAGCAAATTATCAGTTTTTAAAGTGTCTTTTAGCCATGACATGTTTTTACGATTACTACCAGCAAACTACACAAATTTTGATTGTCCTATAGCAAAAATATGCCCCTAATCTTTGTATAATGTAGCATTAGAGAGGTCTAAAGTGCATATGACATGGTTCGACTGTTGATGTGGCCAAGAATTTTGCCTTTAGACCCTCGTGCTATAGTACGCATTCAAGTAGACCCTCACCACTCCCAAATATTTTTGTACATCACTTAAAATACAAAATTTCTAAATGTTGAGAAATGCATATTTGCTTATTTCGGGTGGTAAGAATCGATTTTAGAGGCAAACAGTTGTGAAGGGACCTAAGTGTAAAATTCTCGCCACCGTAGTCAGGCATGTCAGCATTTGAGTTACTAGCTGACTGCCCATGCATGCTTTGcataggaattaaaaaaaaaactatcgtGCGCTCTAAAGCCCCCcaaaaacataataaaaatatcCCATTGTATTCAatttcacattattttttgtACATGCATGTGATGCTATGGAATTGGTCCCAAATGTCAGTGGTGGTGGGTAGTGACAGATTCACCATTCATCACCATTGCAGTCTTTTAAATAACCATCTACTGTTTAGACTTGAAATGATACATTAAACCAATATTAAATACCATATGTGCTTATAAGTTTATGTACCTAAATGACACCTTCAGTTTCAAATTCAAGGACGGGTCATGTATTTTACTCAAAAACTTATGATGTCTTTAAAGTATATATTGTATGAAAATTTAgtcattttattatttttctaatataagATTCGGATTTCTACTAGAGATATCCTAAATTACTTTCAAATGAATGATTGCAGGTATATCAAAGATGAGCTGAAAACAATGCAAGCGTTCCTACGAGCTGCTGAAGTTATGAAGAAGAAAGATGAGCTCTTAAAGGTTTGGGCAGAACAGATACGTGACTTGTCCTATGACATTGAAGATTGCCTTGACGAATTCAAGGTCCATATTGAGAGCCAAAATCTGTTTTATCAGATGGTGAAGCTCAGAAAGCGCCATCTGATAGCTACCCAAATCCGCAACCTCAAATCAAGAGTTGAAGAAGTGAGTAGCAGAAACTCACGCTACAATTTAGTCAAACCTATTTCATCCAGCAATGAGGATGACATGGATTGTTACGCAGAAGACATTCGTAATCAGTCAACTAGCAATGTGGATGAAACTGAGCTTGTGGGGTTCTCTGACTCTAAGATAAGGTTGCTCGAATTAATCAGTGCCAATGTCAATAATGGTCCAACCAAAGTAATATGTGTGGTTGGGATGGGTGGTTTAGGCAAGACAGCTCTTTCCAGGAAGATCTTTGAAAGCAAAGAGGACATCGGAAAGAACTTTCCATGTAATGCATGGATCACTGTGTCACAATCATTTAACAGGATTGAGCTACTCAAAGATATGATACGGCAATTTCTAGGTTCCAATTCATTGGATCAAGTCTTGCAAGAATTGCAGGGGAAAATGGTGGTGCAAATACCTCATCTTTCTGACTACTTGAGAAAAAAGCTCAAGGAAAAGAGGTATTTTGTTGTTCTTGATGATCTATGGTCTTTAGATGCATGGAACTGGATTAATGATATTGCATTTCCTAAGAATAACAATAAGGGCAGTCGGATTGTAGTAACCACACGAGATGTTGGTCTAGCCGAGAAGTGTACCACAACTTCCCTAGTCTACCATCTTGAACACTTGCAGATGAATGATGCCATAACTTTGCTACTGAGAAAAACAAATAGAACACATGAGGACATGGGAACAAACAAAAATATGCAAAAAATAGTTGAACAAATTGTAAATAAGTGTGGCCGTCTACCATTAGCGATACTTACAATAGGAGCTGTGTtggcaactaaacaagttttagAATGGGAGAAATTTTATAAACAGCTTCCTTCAGAACTTGAAAGCAACCCAAGCCTTCAAGCTTTGAGGAGAATGGTGACCCTTGGCTACAACCACCTGCCATCTCATCTGAAATCATGCTTTTTGTACCTAAGTATCTTCCCTGAGGATTTTGAGATCAAAAGGAGTCGCTTGGTAGACAGATGGATTGCAGAGGGGTTTGTTAGAGCCAAGGTTGGGATGACGACCAAGGATGTTGGGGATAGTTACTTTAATGAGCTAATCAACCGAAGTATGATTCAAAGATCAAGAGTGGGCATAGAAGGAAAAATTAAGAGTTGCCGAGTCCATGATATCATGCGTGATATCACAGTTTCAATCTCTAGAGAGGAGAACTTTG from Oryza glaberrima chromosome 6, OglaRS2, whole genome shotgun sequence includes these protein-coding regions:
- the LOC127776885 gene encoding disease resistance protein RPM1-like; this translates as MGGLGKTALSRKIFESKEDIGKNFPCNAWITVSQSFNRIELLKDMIRQFLGSNSLDQVLQELQGKMVVQIPHLSDYLRKKLKEKRYFVVLDDLWSLDAWNWINDIAFPKNNNKGSRIVVTTRDVGLAEKCTTTSLVYHLEHLQMNDAITLLLRKTNRTHEDMGTNKNMQKIVEQIVNKCGRLPLAILTIGAVLATKQVLEWEKFYKQLPSELESNPSLQALRRMVTLGYNHLPSHLKSCFLYLSIFPEDFEIKRSRLVDRWIAEGFVRAKVGMTTKDVGDSYFNELINRKRRTLYSYQCMMAPI